A region from the Geobacillus vulcani PSS1 genome encodes:
- a CDS encoding recombinase family protein — MQTNIMTLTEQQDFQERKRVALYARVSTTEQAEEGYSIDEQIRILRQWCERQGYEVYREYVDRGISGKSIQGRPALQQLLNDAKQKAFDMVLVWKTNRLSRNILDLLKIVNLLKQKNIAFKSYSENHETETASGQLHFNIMAAIAEFERANIAENVKMGMLARAKEGAWNGGQVLGYDTVEIPSENRKKKSTMLVVNEKEAQTVRRIFQLYIEGNGYKSIANKLNKEGHRTKKNNFFSINAIKTILTNPIYVGYIRYNVRVDWSEKRRNNINPNPVIVKGQHTPIISEEVWEKAQTIMRNRSGKPNRIHSGEYPLTGLLKCPSCGAGMVLGRTTNRNKDGTKRVLEYYVCGAWKNKGTAVCRSNGIRTEYADNYVLNKVAMFANNDNLIKEIVEKINQGYRSVTEPLQKEYAALKKAIEAIQSKKDKVLGLYEDGVLGKGELMERLAKLNDEKKLLDERIAPLEQQLGQVDKKEVSFQMVKEVMQNFMSCYKECITAEQRKRLLHLLINKITIAENKKIETIQIQLNNEVVRYFANKGEGKSSDEDDLSSPFSIYFDL, encoded by the coding sequence TGAGGTATACCGTGAGTATGTCGACAGGGGGATTAGCGGAAAATCCATTCAAGGAAGACCAGCTCTCCAACAACTACTGAACGATGCCAAACAGAAAGCGTTTGACATGGTCCTAGTATGGAAAACGAACCGCTTGTCAAGAAACATCTTAGACTTATTGAAAATCGTTAACCTATTGAAGCAAAAAAATATAGCTTTTAAGTCTTATTCCGAAAACCATGAGACAGAAACGGCATCAGGACAGCTTCATTTTAACATAATGGCTGCCATTGCAGAGTTTGAGAGAGCCAACATAGCCGAGAATGTGAAAATGGGAATGCTGGCAAGAGCAAAAGAAGGAGCATGGAATGGAGGGCAAGTGCTGGGCTATGATACAGTAGAAATTCCTAGTGAAAACCGAAAGAAGAAGTCTACTATGCTCGTAGTGAATGAAAAAGAAGCCCAAACAGTAAGACGTATTTTTCAACTCTATATTGAAGGGAACGGCTACAAATCAATTGCTAATAAGCTCAACAAAGAGGGGCATCGAACAAAGAAAAATAACTTCTTTTCCATTAACGCTATCAAAACAATTCTCACAAACCCCATCTACGTTGGCTATATTCGTTATAACGTAAGGGTAGACTGGAGTGAAAAACGGCGAAATAACATCAACCCCAATCCAGTCATTGTGAAAGGTCAGCATACACCGATTATCAGCGAGGAAGTATGGGAGAAGGCTCAAACTATCATGAGAAATCGGAGCGGGAAGCCTAATCGTATTCACAGCGGGGAATACCCTCTTACTGGTCTTTTGAAGTGCCCTTCTTGTGGAGCAGGGATGGTCCTTGGTCGGACAACCAATCGCAATAAGGATGGAACAAAGCGGGTTCTAGAATATTACGTCTGTGGCGCTTGGAAGAACAAGGGGACGGCTGTTTGCCGCTCCAACGGCATTCGCACGGAATATGCAGACAATTATGTACTGAACAAGGTAGCGATGTTTGCTAACAATGATAATCTTATAAAGGAGATTGTCGAAAAGATTAATCAAGGTTACCGAAGCGTAACAGAACCGCTCCAAAAGGAATATGCAGCTTTGAAGAAAGCCATCGAGGCGATTCAATCCAAAAAAGACAAGGTGTTAGGATTGTATGAAGATGGAGTGTTGGGCAAAGGGGAATTAATGGAACGCTTGGCAAAGCTTAATGACGAAAAGAAACTACTCGATGAACGAATAGCTCCACTCGAACAGCAACTAGGGCAGGTTGACAAGAAGGAAGTATCATTCCAAATGGTTAAGGAAGTCATGCAGAATTTTATGAGTTGCTACAAAGAGTGCATCACCGCTGAACAAAGGAAACGGCTTCTGCACCTACTTATTAATAAAATTACTATTGCTGAGAATAAGAAAATCGAAACAATTCAAATCCAATTGAATAATGAAGTGGTTAGATATTTTGCTAATAAAGGAGAAGGTAAATCATCCGATGAAGATGACTTATCTTCTCCTTTTTCTATTTATTTTGACCTCTAA
- a CDS encoding MFS transporter — translation MRQTTDYHASRRITANIFKGSLGNLIEWYDWYVYSAFAVYFSSEFFPEGNMTVQLLNTAGIFAIGFLMRPLGSWVMGRYADRHGRRAALTLSVMIMALGSLVIACTPGYSSIGMLAPVILVLARLIQGISLGGEYGTSATYLSEMATSGRRGFYSSFQYVTLVSGQLVALGVQIILQQILNERQMASWGWRIPFAIGAIGALIVLWLRRSMDESEQYSEMHTETRKHAGTLKLLMKYPKAVLTVVGLTLGGTVAFYTYTTYLQKFMVNSVGIDKETVSWINFIALLVFVVLQPFAGMLSDRIGRKPLLISFGILGALLTVPIFVFMKQTPNPFIAFLLMMGGLVIVTGYTSINAIVKAELFPTEIRALGVGFPYSLTVAIFGGTTEFVALWLKNAGIESAFFYYVAGCIAISLITYFVMSESSKNSLIEKDFHKKNEAASS, via the coding sequence ATGAGGCAAACTACTGACTATCATGCATCCAGACGCATTACCGCAAACATTTTTAAAGGATCGTTAGGAAATCTGATTGAATGGTATGACTGGTACGTTTATTCTGCTTTTGCCGTCTATTTTTCATCTGAGTTTTTTCCTGAAGGGAACATGACCGTTCAACTGCTAAACACAGCTGGCATTTTTGCGATTGGGTTTCTGATGAGACCGCTGGGCAGTTGGGTTATGGGACGGTATGCAGATCGGCATGGACGCCGGGCTGCCTTGACACTTTCCGTTATGATTATGGCTCTCGGTTCCCTTGTGATTGCTTGTACACCTGGATACAGTAGCATTGGCATGTTGGCCCCCGTTATCCTAGTCCTAGCCCGGCTGATTCAAGGAATATCACTAGGAGGAGAATATGGAACTTCCGCTACTTATTTGTCCGAAATGGCTACTAGCGGACGTCGGGGATTCTATTCTAGTTTTCAATATGTAACGCTTGTATCGGGCCAATTGGTAGCCCTTGGCGTTCAAATTATTCTTCAACAAATATTGAATGAAAGACAAATGGCTTCTTGGGGATGGCGCATTCCTTTTGCCATCGGAGCCATCGGCGCGCTGATCGTATTATGGCTACGCCGTTCAATGGACGAGTCTGAGCAATACTCAGAAATGCACACAGAAACACGTAAACATGCAGGCACCCTCAAATTGTTGATGAAATATCCAAAAGCCGTCCTGACCGTTGTTGGCCTCACACTGGGGGGCACTGTCGCGTTCTATACCTATACAACTTATCTGCAAAAATTTATGGTCAATTCAGTAGGGATCGACAAAGAAACCGTCAGCTGGATCAATTTTATTGCTCTATTGGTTTTTGTTGTTCTCCAACCGTTTGCCGGAATGCTGTCCGATCGAATCGGCCGCAAACCACTTTTAATTAGCTTTGGCATCCTTGGGGCACTGCTAACTGTACCGATCTTTGTATTCATGAAACAAACACCCAATCCGTTCATCGCCTTCTTGCTCATGATGGGGGGACTTGTCATTGTCACCGGATATACTTCCATTAATGCCATTGTCAAAGCAGAATTATTCCCGACAGAAATACGTGCGCTCGGTGTAGGGTTTCCTTATTCGCTGACTGTCGCCATCTTTGGCGGAACAACTGAATTTGTCGCTCTATGGCTGAAGAATGCGGGCATTGAATCAGCATTTTTTTACTATGTTGCTGGCTGCATCGCTATTAGCTTGATCACCTATTTCGTCATGAGTGAATCATCTAAAAATTCCTTAATCGAAAAAGATTTCCATAAAAAAAATGAGGCCGCTTCATCCTGA
- a CDS encoding GGDEF domain-containing protein — translation MLLRARPIIFAVFSASIAVVFVSKPPSFDRTYVIALLFYWLFSSLYSHLRVIDKTKNNIPVDYGINYSLSFALFAGPFGLFIFEALFRLTEHMAKKYLKTAEPDEWLHTLYNIGAFVTFNSLAFALYDLLGPLFQPIPVIGFWLLLFLLVIVVSFLTDCCLIIIFYITGDIQTKHEALDFIKTRSWTDMGKTALTNGLLFLFLQEQRWDMLLSLFLLNYFVSRSFFSKSQSIRHKLERDHFEKMAYTDFLTGVHNRAYMDQTIAKLNGSGEWIGVVVADIDNFKMINDTYNHAVGDEVIRHFASTLKQFLKEGDFLFRSGGEEFTMFLRHRTFEESVQLVEEIREAVRHSTVLIEYMAVKCPISYTSSFGLYFFQAEGTMSIEKAYIYADHLLLRSKESGKNKVSAQCGGAA, via the coding sequence ATGTTACTCCGGGCACGACCGATCATTTTTGCCGTTTTTTCCGCGTCCATTGCTGTTGTGTTTGTGTCAAAGCCGCCTTCCTTCGATCGCACCTATGTCATCGCCTTGCTGTTTTACTGGCTGTTTTCCAGCTTGTATTCACACTTGCGCGTCATCGACAAAACAAAAAACAATATTCCCGTTGATTACGGCATTAACTACAGTTTATCGTTCGCCTTATTTGCCGGCCCGTTCGGGCTGTTTATCTTTGAAGCGTTGTTTCGCTTGACTGAACATATGGCAAAAAAATATTTGAAAACAGCGGAACCCGATGAATGGCTGCACACATTATACAACATTGGTGCGTTTGTGACGTTCAATTCGCTCGCGTTTGCCTTATACGATCTCCTTGGTCCGCTGTTTCAGCCTATTCCAGTCATCGGCTTCTGGTTGCTTTTATTCCTGCTCGTCATCGTCGTTTCCTTTTTGACTGACTGTTGCCTGATCATCATTTTTTATATAACCGGCGACATCCAGACAAAGCACGAGGCATTGGATTTTATTAAGACGAGAAGCTGGACGGACATGGGAAAAACGGCGCTGACAAACGGTCTGTTATTTCTCTTTTTGCAAGAACAGCGGTGGGATATGCTTTTAAGCTTATTTTTGCTGAATTACTTCGTCAGCCGCTCGTTCTTTTCCAAATCACAAAGCATTCGGCATAAACTAGAACGCGACCACTTCGAAAAAATGGCCTACACCGACTTTCTGACCGGCGTTCATAACCGCGCCTATATGGACCAAACGATCGCCAAGCTAAACGGATCAGGTGAATGGATCGGCGTCGTCGTCGCTGATATCGACAATTTTAAAATGATCAACGATACGTATAACCATGCCGTCGGCGACGAAGTGATCCGCCATTTCGCCTCAACCTTGAAACAATTTCTCAAAGAGGGCGATTTTTTGTTTCGCAGCGGCGGCGAAGAATTTACGATGTTTTTGCGTCATCGCACGTTTGAAGAGAGCGTCCAGCTTGTCGAGGAGATTCGAGAAGCAGTGCGCCATAGCACGGTGTTGATCGAGTACATGGCGGTGAAATGTCCCATTTCCTATACATCGTCCTTTGGTCTTTACTTTTTCCAAGCAGAGGGGACCATGTCGATCGAAAAAGCGTACATTTATGCTGATCATTTATTGCTTCGTTCGAAAGAAAGCGGCAAAAATAAAGTATCGGCCCAATGCGGGGGAGCTGCATAA
- a CDS encoding glycerate kinase — protein MRIVIAPDSFKESLSALEVAKAVERGFREVFPDAEYIKVPMADGGEGTVRSLVDATGGCIVETEVTGPLGEPVRAFFGLLGDGKTAVIEMAAASGLHLVPRDRRNPLVTTTRGTGELILAALDAGATHLIIGIGGSATNDGGAGMVQALGGRLLDRDGRDIGPGGGALADLHAIDLSGLDPRLASVRIDVACDVDNPLTGTNGASAIFGPQKGATPDMIAVLDRNLAHYADVIRRELGKQVGDIPGAGAAGGLGAGLLAFLPVKLKRGVEIVIETVQLAERVKDADLVITGEGRIDEQTVFGKTPIGVAKTAKQFGVPVIGIAGSLGDHSAVVLEHGIDALFTIVPGVVSLEKALEQAEHYVAQTARHIASVYRLGQMKGTSSS, from the coding sequence ATGAGAATTGTCATAGCCCCTGATTCATTCAAAGAAAGTCTGTCTGCGCTCGAAGTCGCCAAGGCGGTCGAGCGTGGATTTCGCGAAGTGTTTCCAGATGCGGAATACATCAAAGTGCCGATGGCCGATGGCGGGGAAGGAACGGTGCGGTCGCTCGTTGACGCGACCGGCGGCTGCATCGTCGAAACAGAAGTGACCGGGCCGCTCGGAGAGCCGGTGCGGGCGTTTTTTGGCTTGCTTGGTGATGGAAAGACGGCGGTGATTGAGATGGCTGCCGCCTCAGGGCTACACCTTGTCCCGCGCGACCGGCGCAACCCGTTGGTGACAACGACGCGAGGGACAGGGGAGTTGATCCTTGCAGCGCTGGATGCAGGCGCCACCCATCTCATCATCGGTATCGGCGGCAGCGCGACGAACGACGGTGGGGCCGGCATGGTGCAGGCGCTCGGGGGGCGGCTTCTGGATCGAGACGGCCGCGACATCGGTCCGGGCGGCGGCGCGCTGGCCGATTTGCATGCGATTGACCTTTCCGGACTCGATCCACGCCTTGCGTCAGTTCGCATTGACGTGGCATGCGACGTCGACAACCCGCTCACCGGGACGAACGGGGCGTCGGCCATTTTCGGTCCGCAAAAAGGGGCGACGCCGGACATGATTGCGGTTCTCGACCGGAATTTGGCGCATTACGCTGACGTCATCCGCCGCGAACTCGGCAAACAAGTCGGCGACATTCCCGGCGCTGGTGCGGCGGGCGGTTTGGGAGCAGGGCTGCTCGCGTTTCTTCCGGTCAAGTTGAAGCGCGGCGTCGAGATTGTAATCGAGACGGTTCAGCTCGCAGAGCGCGTCAAAGACGCTGACTTGGTCATCACCGGCGAAGGGCGGATCGATGAACAGACGGTGTTCGGCAAAACGCCGATCGGCGTCGCTAAGACAGCGAAACAGTTCGGTGTTCCGGTCATCGGCATCGCCGGATCGTTGGGCGACCACAGCGCTGTCGTGCTGGAGCATGGCATCGACGCGCTGTTTACGATCGTTCCAGGCGTTGTGTCATTGGAAAAAGCGCTGGAGCAGGCAGAACATTATGTGGCACAAACGGCGCGGCATATTGCTTCTGTGTATCGTCTCGGTCAAATGAAAGGGACATCTTCCTCTTAA
- the manA gene encoding mannose-6-phosphate isomerase, class I, which translates to MDFEPIFLTPVFQERIWGGTKLAERFGYDIPSSQTGECWAVSAHPHGQTVVARGPFAGMTLGQLWEERRDLFGHFPSDRFPLLTKILDANADLSVQVHPDDEYAKMHEGGELGKTECWYIIDCKPGAQLIYGHYAETKEQLRAMMEAGEWDRLLRKVSIRPGDFFYVPSGTIHALCEGTLVLETQQSSDTTYRVYDYDRVDSQGRKRELHLEKAIDVTTVPHRDIDVRPHVAEFPSATVTTFVEGDYFGVQKWDVHDAFTSEQTKPFLIVSILKGEGELVHNERVYAIRQGDHFILPHRFGRFTIHGALEAIASWPRAGKQTADLLSQ; encoded by the coding sequence ATGGACTTTGAACCAATTTTTCTCACTCCTGTCTTTCAAGAACGGATTTGGGGCGGCACGAAGCTCGCCGAACGATTCGGCTACGACATTCCGTCTTCGCAAACCGGAGAATGTTGGGCCGTATCCGCCCATCCCCACGGGCAAACAGTTGTCGCGCGCGGACCATTTGCGGGGATGACACTCGGACAATTATGGGAGGAACGCCGCGATTTGTTCGGCCACTTCCCGTCTGACCGCTTCCCACTGTTGACGAAAATTTTAGACGCCAACGCCGACTTGTCAGTCCAGGTCCACCCGGACGATGAATATGCGAAAATGCATGAAGGCGGGGAGCTCGGCAAAACGGAGTGCTGGTACATCATCGACTGCAAGCCGGGCGCTCAGCTCATTTACGGCCACTATGCAGAAACGAAAGAGCAGCTGCGCGCGATGATGGAGGCGGGGGAATGGGATCGTTTACTTCGGAAAGTGTCGATCCGCCCCGGCGACTTCTTCTATGTCCCGAGCGGCACGATCCACGCCCTTTGCGAAGGGACCCTCGTCCTTGAGACGCAGCAAAGCTCGGATACGACCTACCGCGTCTACGACTACGACCGCGTCGACAGCCAAGGGCGGAAGCGGGAGCTCCATCTAGAAAAAGCGATTGACGTCACAACCGTCCCGCACCGCGACATCGATGTCCGCCCTCATGTCGCCGAATTTCCGAGTGCGACGGTGACAACCTTCGTGGAAGGCGACTACTTCGGCGTCCAAAAATGGGACGTCCATGATGCGTTCACGTCAGAACAGACGAAACCGTTTCTTATTGTCAGCATCCTGAAAGGTGAAGGTGAACTCGTTCATAATGAGCGAGTATACGCGATCCGCCAAGGCGACCACTTTATTTTGCCGCACCGATTCGGCCGCTTCACGATCCACGGTGCGCTTGAAGCGATCGCTTCATGGCCGCGGGCAGGCAAACAAACGGCTGACCTCCTCAGCCAATGA
- a CDS encoding FAD-dependent oxidoreductase has protein sequence MSSLPSIVEPYWRDSVSLPSFPKLDADISVDVAIIGGGISGITTAYLLSAQGARVALLEADRLLNGTTGHTTAKITAQHDLVYDEFLNHFGAEKARLYYDACMDALQFIRRTIEEQQIDCDFCEQDAYIYTTSSSSFQKIVKEWEAYERLGIDGAFVESIPLPLSVAAAVVMKRQAQFHPLKYLAKLVDSITQAGGAIYEHTPAADIEQGKRMTVITRDKKQVECDHVAVCSHFPFYDGGFYFSRMYAERSYVLGVTIAEPYPGGMYLSADEPKRSIRSAAAGGETLILIGGENHKTGQGVPTMRHYEALSSFASQLFTVSDIRYRWSAQDLTTLDKVPYIGRMTAGTPNIYVATGYRKWGMTNGTVAGMLLSDLILERDNRYRDLYSPSRFYADPSMKQFFTTNLDVAKHLLEGKIEPVVRRPQDLARGEGAVVSVNGKRAGAYKDEAGVLHVVDTTCTHMGCELEWNSGDRTWDCPCHGSRFSIDGDVVEGPAKQPLARIELEDAT, from the coding sequence ATGTCGTCCCTTCCTTCCATCGTAGAGCCTTACTGGCGCGACTCCGTTTCGCTTCCATCATTTCCGAAGCTTGATGCAGACATTTCCGTCGACGTCGCGATCATCGGCGGAGGCATTTCCGGGATTACAACGGCCTATTTGCTGTCGGCGCAAGGGGCGCGCGTCGCCCTTCTGGAAGCCGATCGGCTTCTAAACGGCACGACCGGCCACACGACAGCAAAAATCACCGCCCAACACGATCTCGTTTACGATGAGTTTCTCAATCATTTTGGCGCAGAAAAGGCGCGGCTCTATTATGACGCCTGCATGGACGCACTCCAGTTTATCCGCCGCACGATCGAAGAACAACAAATCGACTGCGACTTTTGCGAGCAAGATGCCTATATTTATACGACATCTTCCTCCTCTTTCCAAAAAATTGTAAAAGAATGGGAAGCCTACGAACGGCTTGGCATTGACGGCGCCTTCGTTGAGTCGATCCCGCTCCCGCTGTCGGTGGCGGCAGCAGTCGTGATGAAGCGGCAGGCACAGTTCCACCCGCTCAAATATTTAGCCAAGCTCGTTGATTCGATTACACAGGCTGGCGGCGCCATTTACGAACACACACCAGCGGCGGATATTGAACAAGGGAAAAGGATGACGGTCATTACGCGAGACAAAAAACAGGTTGAGTGCGACCATGTCGCCGTCTGTTCTCACTTTCCGTTTTACGACGGCGGATTTTACTTTTCGCGCATGTACGCCGAACGGTCGTACGTATTGGGAGTGACGATCGCTGAACCGTACCCGGGCGGCATGTATTTAAGCGCCGATGAACCCAAACGCTCGATCCGCTCCGCAGCGGCAGGCGGCGAGACGCTCATCTTGATCGGCGGCGAAAACCATAAAACCGGCCAAGGCGTGCCGACGATGCGTCATTACGAGGCGCTGTCCTCGTTCGCTTCGCAGCTGTTTACGGTGAGCGACATCCGTTACCGTTGGTCCGCCCAAGATTTGACGACACTGGACAAAGTGCCATACATCGGCCGAATGACGGCAGGGACGCCAAACATTTATGTCGCGACAGGATACCGGAAGTGGGGGATGACGAACGGGACGGTCGCCGGAATGCTTTTGTCTGACCTCATCCTCGAACGCGACAACCGATACCGAGACTTGTACTCCCCCTCGCGCTTTTACGCTGATCCAAGCATGAAGCAGTTTTTCACGACAAACCTTGACGTCGCCAAACATTTGCTGGAGGGAAAGATCGAACCGGTTGTCCGCCGGCCGCAAGATTTGGCGCGCGGCGAAGGGGCGGTTGTCTCGGTCAACGGAAAGCGGGCTGGCGCCTATAAGGACGAGGCCGGGGTGCTCCATGTCGTCGACACGACGTGCACCCATATGGGGTGCGAGCTGGAGTGGAACAGCGGCGACCGGACATGGGACTGCCCTTGTCATGGCTCGCGTTTCTCCATCGATGGCGACGTCGTCGAAGGGCCGGCGAAACAGCCGCTCGCACGCATTGAACTTGAGGACGCGACATGA
- a CDS encoding ATP-binding protein, whose product MNKYTNSFHERPHALADSLILEHYSLSELNFETVSHYRERFARVKPGHPWNGLETKEFLYKIGAWGKLRDSSKEGLTLAGLLMFSEERIITEVLPQYFLEYREHADSEAAGWMKRFTSQDGTWSGNIYDFYFRVLAELERHVWANEGRALLGEALVNALVHADYGEEGGITVEKEDSSFRFANPGRFRIPIEAAMAGHTSNLRNPNIFKMFLLIDVCKRAGSGLKRMRDMQEQALVCPVDISQQTNPDRTIVVLCPLLFPAEISATMETEPDGQMEQLEPEWLDPDSGQETESFVTNEPNSVNTNKNSVNKKPNYRNKDKNSVNSGSDSVKKGLNSVNELSNFVNKNSESVNNLSNSVNNDIRMHDSNEKEEIIEERLWKMAELARRKKRLAPAVMEQLIVRLCRERPLRLKELAELLERTPDGLRNNYLGKLLEEGKIRLKYPDQPNHPRQAYMAADE is encoded by the coding sequence GTGAATAAATATACAAATTCGTTTCATGAACGCCCCCATGCGCTGGCAGACAGCCTGATTTTAGAGCATTACAGTTTAAGTGAACTCAATTTTGAGACGGTCAGCCATTACCGCGAGCGGTTTGCTCGAGTGAAACCGGGCCATCCGTGGAACGGGCTCGAGACAAAAGAATTTTTGTACAAAATCGGCGCGTGGGGCAAGCTGCGCGACAGCAGCAAAGAAGGGCTGACGCTCGCGGGATTGTTGATGTTCAGTGAGGAGCGGATCATCACTGAGGTGTTGCCGCAATACTTTTTGGAATATCGAGAGCACGCTGACAGTGAAGCGGCAGGATGGATGAAGCGGTTCACGTCGCAAGACGGCACATGGTCCGGCAACATTTACGATTTTTATTTTCGAGTGCTTGCTGAGCTGGAGCGTCACGTTTGGGCGAATGAAGGGAGGGCTCTGCTTGGAGAGGCGCTCGTCAACGCGCTTGTGCACGCCGACTACGGAGAGGAAGGCGGCATCACCGTCGAAAAGGAGGATAGCTCATTTCGCTTTGCCAACCCGGGACGGTTCCGTATCCCGATTGAAGCGGCCATGGCAGGGCATACGAGCAATTTGCGCAATCCGAATATTTTTAAAATGTTTTTGCTGATCGACGTATGCAAACGCGCGGGATCGGGCCTTAAGCGAATGCGTGATATGCAAGAACAGGCGCTTGTCTGTCCGGTTGATATCTCGCAACAAACGAATCCGGACCGTACCATCGTTGTGTTGTGTCCGCTGTTATTTCCAGCTGAAATTAGCGCAACAATGGAAACAGAACCGGATGGACAGATGGAACAGCTGGAACCCGAATGGCTGGATCCGGACAGCGGACAGGAAACCGAGAGCTTCGTAACTAACGAACCAAACTCCGTAAATACGAACAAAAACTCTGTTAATAAGAAACCGAACTACAGAAATAAGGACAAAAACTCCGTAAACAGCGGCTCGGACTCCGTAAAAAAAGGCCTGAACTCCGTAAATGAACTGTCGAACTTCGTAAATAAAAACTCGGAGTCCGTAAATAACTTGTCTAACTCCGTAAACAACGACATCCGTATGCATGACAGCAACGAAAAAGAAGAAATCATTGAAGAACGGCTATGGAAGATGGCAGAATTAGCAAGGCGAAAAAAACGGTTGGCTCCAGCGGTCATGGAACAATTGATCGTTCGGTTATGCCGCGAGCGGCCGCTGCGTCTGAAAGAGCTAGCGGAGCTGCTCGAACGGACGCCGGATGGATTGCGCAACAATTATTTAGGAAAGTTATTAGAGGAAGGAAAAATCCGCTTAAAGTACCCGGATCAGCCCAATCATCCGCGCCAAGCCTATATGGCGGCCGATGAATGA